From a single bacterium genomic region:
- a CDS encoding transglutaminaseTgpA domain-containing protein has protein sequence MVGWRRLVDTGAPEHSVPLRLWTMASVVVSIMAVTAHDDFLEHRLIVPVLVAAGFAFSHWRRGKRNWWVKLILAALCLQVGWQFLRDVYADPFHTSVPLTVLLLWLQTLHSFDVPARRDLLFSLLSSVILMAVAAAFGRDLTYLFYLVPYALAAVQVLVHNAWQAAVEAASPPGGAPGRPARMVSGSGTGPRLWGMMPAANHLLIVVLLVAGVVFALTPRYEGMRLVTLPFSPQRLLLDFFAGRIFNPAYPDGGDDSGAQRLWNPRGYFGFGTTVDLRLRGRLDDTVVMRVRSTHQFNWRALVFDTYTGAGWKIGDNRVHEAEGSFPPINLGHRQDEVLRYGARPIRVTQSFFIEAEQPNVVFAAPVAESLYLSTARVYLDRYGAIRLSSTLRAGTVYSVVSRALIPDPGRLRGAQGEVPADLRERYMVLPPIPERVHDLARRLVADQPTTYDRVIAINRHLWAEYRYDLTIPPQRRPGDAVDHFLFEERRGYCEQFASAMVVLLRAAEIPARLVTGYAPGTLNPLTGLYEVRNSDAHAWVEVFFPGVGWVEFEPTPGFPDTATMGAPALRRWVWQDAAELLRARLQVLAARSPAAARALEAA, from the coding sequence GCGGTGACCGCCCACGACGACTTCCTGGAGCACCGCCTGATAGTCCCGGTCCTGGTCGCCGCCGGGTTCGCGTTCTCCCACTGGCGCCGCGGGAAGCGCAACTGGTGGGTCAAGCTGATTCTGGCCGCGCTGTGCCTGCAGGTGGGCTGGCAGTTCCTGCGCGACGTCTACGCCGATCCCTTCCACACAAGCGTACCGCTCACGGTGCTGCTGCTCTGGCTGCAGACGCTGCACTCGTTCGATGTGCCGGCGAGGCGCGACCTGCTGTTCAGCCTGCTTTCGTCGGTGATCCTCATGGCGGTGGCCGCGGCGTTCGGCCGGGACCTGACCTACCTGTTCTACCTTGTGCCGTATGCCCTGGCCGCGGTCCAGGTGTTGGTGCACAACGCCTGGCAGGCCGCGGTGGAGGCCGCCTCGCCCCCCGGCGGAGCGCCCGGCAGGCCGGCGCGAATGGTTTCTGGATCGGGAACCGGTCCACGGCTCTGGGGGATGATGCCGGCGGCCAACCACCTGCTGATAGTGGTGCTGTTGGTGGCCGGCGTGGTTTTCGCGCTCACCCCGCGCTACGAGGGGATGCGCCTGGTCACGCTGCCGTTCTCGCCCCAGCGCCTGCTGCTGGATTTCTTTGCCGGCCGGATCTTCAACCCGGCCTACCCGGATGGGGGCGATGACAGCGGCGCGCAGCGGCTCTGGAACCCACGCGGGTACTTCGGCTTCGGCACCACCGTTGATCTGCGCCTGCGCGGTCGGCTCGACGACACCGTGGTCATGCGTGTGCGGTCCACCCACCAGTTCAACTGGCGGGCGCTGGTGTTCGACACCTACACCGGAGCCGGGTGGAAGATCGGCGACAACCGTGTACACGAGGCAGAGGGCAGCTTCCCGCCGATCAACCTGGGCCACCGGCAGGACGAGGTCCTCCGCTACGGCGCGCGGCCGATTCGGGTCACGCAGTCGTTCTTCATTGAGGCGGAGCAGCCCAACGTGGTCTTTGCCGCGCCGGTGGCGGAGAGTCTCTACCTGTCCACCGCCCGGGTCTACCTCGACCGGTACGGCGCGATCAGGTTGTCGTCCACGCTCAGGGCCGGCACGGTTTACTCGGTGGTATCGCGGGCACTGATCCCCGACCCTGGGCGTCTGCGCGGCGCTCAGGGCGAGGTACCCGCCGACCTGCGGGAGCGCTACATGGTACTGCCGCCGATCCCGGAGCGGGTGCACGACCTGGCCCGCCGGCTGGTAGCAGATCAGCCCACGACCTACGACCGTGTCATCGCAATCAACCGTCACCTGTGGGCCGAGTACCGGTACGACCTGACCATACCCCCGCAGCGACGGCCCGGCGACGCGGTGGACCACTTCCTGTTTGAGGAGCGGCGGGGCTACTGCGAGCAGTTTGCGAGCGCGATGGTCGTGCTGCTGCGGGCCGCGGAGATCCCGGCCCGGTTGGTCACCGGATACGCTCCGGGGACGCTCAACCCGCTGACCGGGTTGTACGAAGTCCGCAACAGCGACGCCCATGCCTGGGTGGAGGTGTTCTTCCCCGGGGTGGGGTGGGTGGAGTTCGAGCCGACGCCGGGGTTCCCGGATACGGCGACCATGGGCGCGCCGGCGCTGCGGCGCTGGGTATGGCAGGATGCGGCCGAGTTGCTCCGCGCGCGGCTCCAGGTGCTGGCCGCCCGTTCGCCGGCCGCGGCGCGCGCGCTGGAGGCGGCA